One genomic region from Cellulomonas hominis encodes:
- a CDS encoding cytochrome c biogenesis CcdA family protein produces the protein MLAGVGDSFAQAAVSGSLLAAVPVAVLAGLVSFASPCVLPLVPAYVGYLGGMSAASAPGRARVPAGSGAPLDLAAHLPAQPSLTAAPSTAPAAPPEAPSRGRLVLGVLLFVAGFTAVFLAYGSLAGTLGSFLLRWQDPLSRVLGVLVVVMGLAFLGLVPFLQQDRRTLLAPRAGLWGAPVLGVTFGIGWTPCIGPTLAAILLLSLDGGSPGRGALLALAFCAGLGLPFVAVALGLQRSRRALDWLARHRLAVMRVGGGLLILLGLALVTGLWSTWASWLQGLLTGAEPFVPAV, from the coding sequence ATGCTCGCCGGCGTGGGGGACTCGTTCGCGCAGGCCGCGGTGTCGGGATCGCTGCTGGCCGCCGTGCCGGTCGCCGTGCTCGCCGGTCTCGTGTCGTTCGCGTCCCCGTGCGTCCTGCCGCTGGTCCCCGCGTACGTCGGGTACCTGGGCGGGATGTCCGCGGCGTCCGCGCCGGGCCGGGCGCGGGTGCCCGCCGGGTCCGGCGCCCCGCTCGACCTCGCCGCGCACCTGCCCGCGCAGCCCTCGCTGACCGCGGCCCCCTCGACGGCCCCCGCGGCCCCGCCTGAGGCGCCCTCCCGCGGCCGCCTCGTGCTCGGCGTGCTGCTGTTCGTGGCCGGCTTCACCGCGGTGTTCCTCGCCTACGGGTCGCTGGCCGGGACGCTCGGGTCGTTCCTGCTGCGCTGGCAGGACCCGCTGTCCCGCGTGCTCGGCGTGCTCGTCGTCGTCATGGGCCTGGCATTCCTCGGGCTGGTGCCGTTCCTGCAGCAGGACCGCCGGACGCTGCTCGCGCCGCGCGCGGGCCTGTGGGGCGCCCCGGTGCTGGGCGTGACGTTCGGCATCGGCTGGACGCCGTGCATCGGCCCGACCCTGGCGGCGATCCTCCTGCTGTCGCTCGACGGCGGCTCGCCCGGTCGCGGCGCGCTGCTGGCGCTGGCGTTCTGCGCGGGCCTCGGGCTGCCGTTCGTCGCCGTCGCCCTCGGCCTCCAGCGCAGCCGGCGCGCCCTGGACTGGCTGGCCCGGCACCGGCTCGCGGTGATGCGGGTCGGCGGCGGGCTGCTGATCCTGCTCGGGCTCGCGCTGGTCACCGGCCTGTGGTCCACCTGGGCGAGCTGGCTGCAGGGCCTGCTCACCGGTGCCGAGCCGTTCGTGCCGGCGGTGTGA
- the resB gene encoding cytochrome c biogenesis protein ResB, giving the protein MTHERTTPDYRPEGLEDAFSAPPPAAAPAPGGGAPQLPAIGVVGWLRWGWRQLTSMRVALLLLMLLAVAAVPGTVFPQRPQDPAAVATYLTDHPDLGPLLDRLGFFDVYASVWFSAIYLLLFVSLVGCILPRSRTHLRAMRGRPPRAPRRFDRFPAQASLTVDGTPERVAARAVVALRGPGWWRRFRVDVRDEGSGTWSVAAERGYLRETGNLVFHLALVGLLVSVATGQLLHYRGQAIVVEDRAFANTQSDYDSFEAGSAFDPATLEPFALRLDSFESRFDPDTLQSRDFTAHVTLTEPGADPVAETIKVNHPLVAGGAKVYLQGNGYAPQVTVRDASGTVVFAGAVPFLPQDTVYTSQGVIKVPDVTTGPQIGLQGVLLPTAEQLGEELWRSVDPQPGDPLLALAVWTGDLGLDDGIPQNVYQLDESGLTQAVDADGRPVTLYVRPGETVDLPDGLGTLTFESLPRFVALDLRHDPSLGWVLAFALLAFAGLAASLFVPRRRVWLRLRADGAGDGDQGPGSGRTVVTAAALARGDDVGLQAELDRAVDRLRAAEDRPTA; this is encoded by the coding sequence ATGACGCACGAGCGGACCACCCCCGACTACCGGCCCGAGGGGCTCGAGGACGCGTTCTCGGCGCCCCCTCCCGCGGCGGCCCCGGCCCCCGGCGGCGGCGCCCCGCAGCTCCCCGCGATCGGCGTGGTCGGCTGGCTGCGCTGGGGCTGGCGGCAGCTCACCTCGATGCGGGTCGCCCTGCTGCTGCTCATGCTGCTCGCGGTGGCGGCCGTGCCGGGCACGGTGTTCCCGCAGCGCCCGCAGGACCCGGCCGCCGTCGCCACGTACCTCACCGACCACCCGGACCTCGGCCCGCTGCTGGACCGCCTCGGGTTCTTCGACGTCTACGCCTCGGTGTGGTTCTCGGCGATCTACCTGCTGCTGTTCGTCTCGCTGGTCGGCTGCATCCTGCCGCGCAGCCGGACCCACCTGCGCGCGATGCGGGGACGGCCGCCGCGCGCCCCGCGCCGGTTCGACCGGTTCCCGGCCCAGGCGTCGCTGACGGTCGACGGCACCCCGGAGCGGGTGGCCGCGCGGGCCGTGGTCGCGCTCCGCGGGCCGGGCTGGTGGCGCCGGTTCCGCGTGGACGTCCGCGACGAGGGCTCCGGGACGTGGAGCGTGGCCGCCGAGCGCGGCTACCTGCGCGAGACCGGGAACCTCGTGTTCCACCTCGCGCTGGTGGGCCTGCTCGTGTCGGTCGCGACCGGGCAGCTGCTGCACTACCGGGGGCAGGCGATCGTCGTCGAGGACCGGGCGTTCGCGAACACCCAGAGCGACTACGACTCGTTCGAGGCCGGCAGCGCGTTCGACCCGGCGACGCTGGAGCCGTTCGCGCTGCGGCTGGACTCCTTCGAGTCCCGCTTCGACCCGGACACCCTGCAGTCGCGCGACTTCACCGCGCACGTGACCCTCACGGAGCCCGGGGCCGACCCGGTCGCCGAGACGATCAAGGTCAACCACCCGCTCGTCGCCGGCGGCGCGAAGGTCTACCTGCAGGGCAACGGCTACGCCCCGCAGGTCACCGTCCGCGACGCCTCGGGGACGGTGGTGTTCGCGGGTGCCGTGCCGTTCCTCCCCCAGGACACGGTGTACACGTCGCAGGGCGTCATCAAGGTGCCCGACGTGACGACCGGCCCGCAGATCGGCCTGCAGGGCGTGCTGCTCCCGACGGCCGAGCAGCTCGGCGAGGAGCTGTGGCGCTCGGTCGACCCGCAGCCGGGCGACCCGCTGCTCGCGCTCGCGGTGTGGACCGGCGACCTCGGGCTCGACGACGGCATCCCGCAGAACGTCTACCAGCTCGACGAGTCCGGCCTGACCCAGGCGGTCGACGCCGACGGCCGGCCGGTGACGCTCTACGTGCGGCCCGGCGAGACCGTGGACCTGCCGGACGGCCTCGGCACCCTCACGTTCGAGTCGCTGCCGCGGTTCGTCGCGCTGGACCTGCGGCACGACCCGTCGCTCGGCTGGGTGCTGGCGTTCGCGCTGCTCGCGTTCGCCGGCCTGGCCGCGTCGCTGTTCGTGCCGCGGCGCCGGGTCTGGCTCCGGCTGCGGGCCGACGGCGCCGGTGACGGGGACCAAGGTCCCGGGTCAGGTCGTACAGTGGTCACCGCCGCCGCCCTGGCGCGCGGCGACGACGTGGGCCTGCAGGCGGAGCTCGACCGGGCGGTGGACCGGCTCCGCGCGGCGGAGGACCGGCCCACCGCCTGA
- a CDS encoding TlpA family protein disulfide reductase, which produces MRTRGARGVAAALAVAGLLAACSGGDAAGTAGDDVADQGYVSGDGTVSQWGVGERQGPVEVAGTDFAGEAVDTADWQGDVVVLNTWYAQCPPCRAEAPDLADLASDYADQGVRVLGINGVDDAGTALSFQETFDVPYPSIDDREKRAVAALQGVVPIQATPTTVVLDREGMVAARIVGLAEGSTLRALVDEVLAEDGA; this is translated from the coding sequence ATGAGGACCCGGGGGGCACGGGGGGTCGCGGCGGCGCTGGCCGTCGCGGGGCTGCTCGCGGCGTGCTCCGGCGGGGACGCCGCCGGGACCGCGGGCGACGACGTCGCGGACCAGGGCTACGTCTCGGGCGACGGCACCGTGAGCCAGTGGGGCGTCGGGGAGCGGCAGGGCCCGGTCGAGGTCGCCGGCACGGACTTCGCCGGCGAGGCCGTGGACACCGCGGACTGGCAGGGCGACGTCGTCGTGCTGAACACCTGGTACGCGCAGTGCCCGCCGTGCCGCGCGGAGGCCCCCGACCTGGCGGACCTCGCGAGCGACTACGCCGACCAGGGCGTGCGGGTGCTCGGCATCAACGGCGTGGACGACGCCGGCACCGCCCTGTCGTTCCAGGAGACGTTCGACGTCCCGTACCCGAGCATCGACGACCGCGAGAAGCGCGCGGTCGCCGCGCTGCAGGGCGTCGTGCCGATCCAGGCGACTCCGACCACCGTCGTCCTCGACCGGGAGGGCATGGTCGCCGCGCGGATCGTCGGGCTGGCGGAGGGGTCGACGCTGCGCGCCCTCGTCGACGAGGTGCTGGCCGAGGACGGCGCGTGA
- a CDS encoding histidine phosphatase family protein, with amino-acid sequence MVATTIHLMRHGEVHNPTGVLYGRLPGYHLSERGQQMAERVAAHLAGDLGAPRRDVTVLVASPLQRAQETAAPLAAALDLPVTTDEGLLEAENQFQGLTFGVGDGSLRHPRHWPLLVNPFRPSWGEPYREQVARVLGVVDRAREAARGHEAVLVSHQLPIWVTRLALEDRRLWHDPRRRQCSLASLTSLVYEDDRLVRIGYTEPAADLLPGASAVAGA; translated from the coding sequence ATGGTCGCGACCACCATCCACCTGATGCGGCACGGCGAGGTGCACAACCCCACCGGCGTGCTCTACGGGCGCCTGCCCGGCTACCACCTGTCCGAGCGCGGGCAGCAGATGGCCGAGCGGGTGGCCGCCCACCTCGCCGGGGACCTCGGCGCGCCGCGGCGCGACGTCACCGTGCTGGTGGCCTCCCCGCTGCAGCGGGCCCAGGAGACCGCCGCCCCGCTCGCGGCCGCCCTCGACCTGCCGGTCACCACGGACGAGGGCCTGCTGGAGGCGGAGAACCAGTTCCAGGGCCTGACGTTCGGCGTCGGCGACGGCTCGCTGCGGCACCCGCGGCACTGGCCGCTGCTGGTCAACCCGTTCCGGCCGTCCTGGGGCGAGCCGTACCGCGAGCAGGTCGCCCGGGTGCTCGGCGTCGTCGACCGGGCCCGCGAGGCCGCGCGCGGCCACGAGGCGGTGCTGGTCAGCCACCAGCTCCCGATCTGGGTCACCCGGCTCGCGCTCGAGGACCGCCGGCTGTGGCACGACCCGCGTCGCCGGCAGTGCTCGCTCGCGTCGTTGACCAGCCTGGTCTACGAGGACGACCGCCTGGTGCGGATCGGCTACACCGAGCCGGCCGCCGACCTGCTGCCCGGCGCGTCCGCCGTGGCGGGGGCATGA